The Hahella sp. HNIBRBA332 genome window below encodes:
- a CDS encoding DUF2470 domain-containing protein yields the protein MTLSTQDVAGIIQHMNDDHAETLCNYVRYYGGVHDVVSAELTEITSHELYLQVIAHSLSCKLSVPLIRSIHSTDEARQVLVEMAKQAKAGLASEKSY from the coding sequence ATGACCCTTTCCACCCAAGACGTAGCCGGCATTATTCAACACATGAACGACGACCACGCAGAGACGCTCTGTAATTACGTTCGCTACTATGGCGGCGTCCATGACGTGGTGTCCGCAGAGTTGACGGAGATCACCAGCCACGAGCTTTATTTGCAAGTGATCGCTCACAGCCTCTCCTGTAAACTGTCCGTCCCCCTGATTCGCTCGATTCATTCAACGGATGAGGCGCGACAAGTCTTGGTGGAAATGGCCAAACAAGCCAAAGCCGGACTCGCCAGTGAGAAGAGTTACTAG
- a CDS encoding fructosamine kinase family protein — protein sequence MNFTQEVSAWLSENGYGELESSQAVAGGCINQTLEIHTSHKERFFLKYHGAPPVGMFSVEARSLDILRDAKGVRVPVVIANAENYLLLEWVEPHERAPDYWARFGEGLARQHQSIAPEYGFGFATYCGTTLQPNDNYTDGHVFFAQQRLLFQGQLAYDSGRLDSGAMWRLEALCRKLSELVPQQPPSLLHGDLWSGNAHQDENGAPVLIDPACYYGWREAELGMTMLFGGFGEEFYAAYEAAYPLEEGWRDRVDIYNLYHLLNHLNLFGGGYSGQVLRILGAYT from the coding sequence ATGAACTTCACTCAGGAGGTTAGCGCGTGGCTGTCGGAGAACGGATATGGCGAGCTTGAGTCGTCTCAGGCCGTCGCTGGAGGCTGCATTAATCAAACGCTGGAGATTCACACCAGTCATAAAGAGCGGTTTTTTCTGAAATATCATGGCGCTCCGCCGGTGGGCATGTTTTCGGTGGAGGCGCGCTCATTAGATATATTGCGTGACGCCAAAGGCGTGCGCGTGCCTGTGGTTATCGCCAACGCGGAGAACTATCTGCTGTTGGAGTGGGTGGAGCCCCATGAGAGGGCGCCGGATTATTGGGCTCGCTTTGGCGAAGGGTTGGCCAGGCAGCATCAATCCATCGCGCCGGAATATGGTTTTGGATTCGCCACTTACTGCGGAACGACCTTACAGCCCAATGATAATTACACAGACGGACATGTGTTCTTCGCACAGCAGCGTTTGCTGTTTCAGGGGCAGCTCGCCTATGACAGCGGCAGGCTGGACAGTGGCGCTATGTGGCGTTTGGAAGCCTTGTGTCGCAAGCTTTCGGAATTGGTTCCACAGCAGCCGCCATCGTTGCTGCATGGCGATTTATGGTCCGGCAATGCGCATCAGGATGAAAACGGCGCTCCCGTATTAATCGATCCCGCCTGCTATTACGGCTGGCGCGAGGCGGAGCTGGGTATGACTATGTTGTTTGGCGGATTTGGAGAAGAATTTTACGCCGCCTATGAAGCGGCGTATCCGCTGGAAGAAGGCTGGCGCGACAGAGTCGACATCTACAATCTTTATCATTTATTAAACCACCTCAATTTGTTTGGAGGGGGTTATTCCGGGCAGGTGCTGCGCATATTAGGCGCATACACCTGA
- a CDS encoding Lpp/OprI family alanine-zipper lipoprotein: MKKLLVSGIVMSSLLAGGCASLTEQDRQALDAATTTANNAEQAVSGAQNTADTALSRANEAYAKAEEALAAALAAQKAANEANERARRMLERASMK; the protein is encoded by the coding sequence ATGAAAAAACTTCTAGTTTCAGGGATCGTTATGTCTTCGTTGCTTGCCGGTGGTTGCGCCAGCTTGACTGAGCAAGACCGTCAAGCCCTCGACGCCGCCACGACTACTGCGAACAACGCAGAGCAAGCTGTTTCCGGTGCGCAAAACACTGCCGACACAGCTCTGTCCCGCGCTAACGAAGCTTACGCCAAAGCTGAAGAAGCTTTAGCTGCAGCTCTGGCTGCTCAAAAAGCGGCTAACGAAGCAAACGAACGCGCGCGTCGCATGCTGGAAAGAGCCAGCATGAAGTAA
- a CDS encoding sigma-54 dependent transcriptional regulator: MQSENAGASGAELMVYFIDDDRHILQSVGQTLELEGLQVETFLSAEEALRNLQTDWPGVLVSDINMPGMDGLQLMQALQKVDSELPVILVTGHGDISTAVSAMREGAYDFIEKPFSNERLLDTIRRAMDKRRLTLENRDLRRELQEQNAPGPRILGRTPAIQRLRRVLQQVMNTPADILLFGETGVGKELVARYLHEHSNRREHNFVAINCGAVPENLIESELFGHEAGAFTGADKRRIGKFEHANGGTLFLDEIESMPLSLQVKILRVLEERKVERLGSNTLIPLDLRVVAATKISLKEMADKGEFRSDLYYRLNTVAVEIPSLQDRLEDVPLLFEHFALVAAARYQQEIVPLKPEQRHRLLTHNWPGNVRELRNLAERYVIMGEECSFDMEHMLGEPEIQSRRTLTEKVELYEQTLIREALAVHHGSIKDTLVALGLPRKTLYDKMKKYGISRQDFRESE, encoded by the coding sequence TTGCAGTCAGAGAACGCGGGCGCATCAGGCGCCGAACTGATGGTGTACTTCATCGACGATGACCGCCATATCCTGCAGTCCGTTGGCCAGACGTTGGAGCTGGAAGGCCTGCAGGTGGAAACCTTTCTCAGTGCGGAAGAGGCGCTGCGTAATCTGCAGACCGACTGGCCCGGCGTGCTGGTCAGCGATATCAATATGCCGGGAATGGACGGGTTGCAGCTGATGCAGGCGTTGCAGAAAGTGGATTCCGAGTTGCCAGTGATTCTGGTGACCGGACATGGCGATATCTCAACGGCCGTTTCCGCCATGCGCGAGGGCGCCTATGACTTTATTGAAAAGCCCTTCAGTAACGAACGCCTGCTGGATACGATTCGACGCGCCATGGACAAGCGTCGCCTGACGCTGGAGAACCGCGATCTGCGCAGAGAACTGCAGGAACAGAATGCGCCTGGGCCGCGTATTCTGGGACGCACGCCGGCGATTCAGCGATTGCGGCGCGTATTGCAACAAGTGATGAACACCCCGGCGGATATTTTGTTATTCGGTGAAACCGGCGTTGGCAAAGAGCTGGTGGCGCGTTATCTGCACGAGCATAGCAACCGGCGCGAGCACAACTTCGTCGCCATCAACTGTGGCGCGGTGCCTGAGAATCTCATTGAAAGCGAATTGTTTGGCCATGAAGCGGGGGCCTTCACTGGCGCAGATAAGCGTCGAATCGGCAAATTTGAGCATGCCAACGGCGGCACGCTGTTTCTGGATGAAATAGAAAGCATGCCGCTGTCTCTGCAAGTCAAAATTCTGCGGGTGCTTGAGGAGCGCAAGGTGGAGAGGCTTGGCTCCAATACGCTGATTCCACTGGATTTGCGCGTGGTCGCCGCCACTAAAATCAGCCTGAAGGAAATGGCGGACAAGGGCGAATTCCGGAGCGATTTATATTATCGGCTGAATACGGTGGCGGTGGAAATTCCCTCTCTGCAGGATCGGCTTGAAGATGTGCCGCTGCTGTTCGAGCACTTTGCGTTAGTCGCCGCCGCCCGCTATCAACAGGAAATCGTGCCATTAAAACCTGAGCAACGACATCGCCTGCTGACTCATAACTGGCCGGGCAATGTGCGGGAGCTGCGCAATTTGGCGGAGCGTTACGTGATTATGGGGGAGGAGTGTTCCTTCGATATGGAGCATATGCTGGGTGAACCGGAGATTCAGAGTCGCCGCACGCTGACGGAAAAGGTTGAGCTTTACGAACAGACCCTGATACGCGAAGCCTTGGCCGTCCATCACGGCAGCATCAAGGATACGCTAGTCGCGCTTGGCCTGCCGCGGAAAACCCTGTACGACAAGATGAAAAAATACGGCATCAGCCGCCAGGATTTTCGCGAGTCGGAGTAG
- a CDS encoding Glu/Leu/Phe/Val dehydrogenase dimerization domain-containing protein: MFDLLDKYRVNELHVRDDADSGLKAIIAIHNTRFGPALGGCRFISYDSTEAALLDAVRLARGMSYKAVLAGVEQGGGKSVIMKPKGAYDPETLFRTFGRFIESLNGRYITAIDSGTSAREMDYIRSETHHVTSTSDEDNPSLYTARGVFEGIKAAVAYKLKRDLGGVKVAVQGVGNVGYLLCKFLYQAGAKLVVTDIDSARIKRVKEEFNAEAVSPADIYRTPCDVFAPCGLGGVINDNTLKQLHCAIVAGSANNQLGETRHGDALHQRGVLYAPDYVINAGGLIYASLHHSGNKQLLIDDKTARIANTLTEIFTQSEQQRAPTSEIADQLAEIRLYQGLSEAA, from the coding sequence ATGTTTGATCTGCTCGACAAATATCGAGTCAACGAATTGCATGTCAGAGACGATGCAGACAGTGGGCTCAAAGCGATTATCGCTATTCACAATACCCGATTCGGTCCCGCCCTGGGCGGATGCCGTTTTATCTCTTACGATTCCACGGAGGCGGCCCTGCTGGACGCCGTTAGGCTGGCCAGAGGCATGAGCTACAAAGCTGTGCTGGCGGGCGTGGAACAGGGCGGCGGCAAGTCCGTCATCATGAAACCCAAAGGCGCTTACGATCCAGAAACGCTTTTTCGCACTTTCGGACGCTTCATCGAATCTCTAAACGGCCGCTACATCACCGCGATCGACTCCGGCACCAGCGCCAGGGAGATGGATTACATCCGCAGCGAGACCCATCACGTCACCAGCACCAGCGACGAGGACAACCCTTCTCTATACACCGCCCGTGGCGTATTCGAAGGTATTAAAGCCGCCGTCGCCTACAAGCTCAAGCGTGATCTGGGCGGAGTGAAGGTCGCCGTACAAGGGGTCGGCAATGTCGGCTATCTCCTATGCAAGTTTCTGTATCAGGCCGGCGCCAAACTGGTCGTCACAGATATTGATTCCGCACGTATCAAACGCGTAAAGGAAGAGTTCAATGCGGAAGCGGTAAGCCCGGCTGATATCTATCGCACGCCTTGCGACGTCTTTGCGCCCTGCGGCCTTGGCGGCGTTATCAATGACAACACTTTGAAGCAACTTCATTGCGCTATTGTCGCCGGTTCAGCGAACAACCAACTGGGCGAAACCCGCCACGGCGACGCCCTCCACCAACGCGGAGTGCTGTACGCGCCGGACTACGTCATTAACGCCGGCGGGCTGATTTATGCGTCACTGCACCATAGCGGTAATAAACAGTTACTCATTGACGACAAAACAGCGCGAATCGCCAACACCCTGACGGAAATCTTTACTCAATCAGAACAACAGCGCGCACCGACCAGTGAAATTGCTGACCAATTGGCGGAAATTCGGCTTTATCAAGGACTTTCCGAAGCTGCTTAA
- a CDS encoding GntR family transcriptional regulator, whose product MTFKPKETLTEQVAQHLEDLIVLGQLQSGQRIFENAMSKELEVSHGSIREALLLLEKRYLVTNVPRKGAFVTELNEHFVDSLYETLLLILSHTGVKLVRSWRPHDMERLESLYTQMKTCFEKGDLLNFHKIGVEYTQASLVYADNYFIINMVNDLWPSAKRCSFMALRQGPRIIEDNLSYMRSSLDAIHQRDEQSLQSILASYAESQRRQVIECVRAQTRR is encoded by the coding sequence ATGACGTTCAAACCCAAGGAGACCCTGACCGAGCAGGTCGCCCAGCATTTGGAAGATCTCATCGTGCTCGGCCAGTTGCAGTCCGGCCAAAGAATCTTCGAGAACGCCATGTCAAAAGAGCTGGAAGTCAGCCATGGCTCCATCCGAGAGGCTCTTTTGTTGCTGGAAAAGCGCTATCTTGTGACCAACGTGCCCCGCAAAGGCGCATTTGTCACTGAGTTGAACGAGCATTTCGTCGATAGCCTTTATGAGACTTTGCTGCTGATATTGAGCCACACTGGCGTCAAACTGGTGCGTAGCTGGCGTCCTCATGATATGGAGCGCCTGGAATCGCTTTATACACAGATGAAGACCTGCTTTGAAAAAGGCGATCTATTGAATTTCCATAAGATCGGCGTCGAATACACGCAAGCCTCATTGGTCTATGCGGACAACTATTTCATTATCAACATGGTCAACGACCTTTGGCCCTCCGCCAAGCGCTGCAGCTTTATGGCCTTGCGTCAGGGCCCCAGAATCATTGAAGACAACCTGTCTTACATGCGCAGCTCGTTGGACGCCATCCATCAACGTGACGAACAAAGCCTGCAATCCATCCTGGCCTCCTATGCGGAAAGCCAGCGGCGGCAAGTTATTGAGTGTGTGAGAGCGCAGACACGGCGGTGA
- a CDS encoding NADP-dependent oxidoreductase, with the protein MKIVQISEFGDPSTLRLTEAKIPTPAPNQALIKVRACGVNPIDYKTRRGLGFVAEKVKTRMPWTPGYDIAGDIVEVNGAGLSFEPGDRVCGLLNFPLPAGGYSEYIALSTDNLVKIPAELSYVQAAALPLAGLTAWQGLFEVGALCAGQKVVILAAAGGVGHLAAQLAKSKSAHVWGTASKPHHDFLSSMGITPVDYHNPHELEKLRNMDFVFDAVGGETGLAALDFLSPKGALVTLPTISATSICDAAKVQGKQASGYTVHPDPRRLQALLTSTAKEKLHVEVQATFPLAQAAEAHRLLEGGHVRGKIVLTMD; encoded by the coding sequence ATGAAGATCGTCCAGATAAGTGAATTTGGCGACCCGTCCACTTTACGACTGACCGAAGCGAAAATCCCGACGCCCGCCCCCAATCAAGCGCTGATCAAAGTGCGCGCCTGCGGCGTCAATCCCATTGATTATAAAACACGCAGAGGCTTGGGATTCGTGGCCGAGAAGGTCAAAACCCGTATGCCCTGGACGCCCGGATACGATATCGCAGGGGACATTGTTGAAGTGAACGGCGCAGGCCTGTCCTTTGAGCCCGGCGACCGGGTTTGCGGCCTGCTTAACTTCCCTCTGCCAGCCGGCGGTTACAGTGAATATATCGCCTTATCCACTGACAATCTGGTCAAAATTCCCGCTGAGCTTTCCTATGTACAAGCCGCCGCGCTGCCTCTGGCCGGATTGACCGCCTGGCAGGGGTTGTTCGAAGTCGGCGCGCTGTGCGCAGGACAAAAAGTCGTTATTCTGGCCGCCGCAGGGGGCGTTGGACATCTCGCCGCGCAATTGGCGAAGAGCAAGAGTGCTCATGTCTGGGGTACCGCATCCAAACCCCATCACGATTTTCTGAGCAGCATGGGCATCACCCCCGTGGACTACCACAATCCGCACGAGCTGGAAAAATTGCGCAATATGGATTTCGTTTTTGACGCCGTGGGCGGAGAAACGGGCCTGGCGGCATTGGATTTTCTCTCCCCCAAAGGCGCTTTGGTGACCTTGCCGACCATCAGCGCAACGTCTATTTGCGACGCGGCCAAGGTCCAGGGGAAACAGGCCAGCGGCTATACCGTACATCCCGATCCACGTCGCCTACAGGCGTTATTGACCTCAACCGCCAAGGAAAAGTTGCACGTGGAAGTGCAAGCGACTTTCCCGCTGGCGCAAGCGGCGGAGGCCCATCGACTATTGGAAGGCGGACACGTGCGCGGCAAGATCGTACTGACGATGGACTAA
- a CDS encoding ATP-binding protein, translating into MVIFKNGIKRQVSKQAMTPGSGAGGMRYLRSGIFVLVLCLLFSGMIYVTEDWARTSAVRELEQDAANELQRSVSSLQALLSKYESLPHILAVDPRLLALLQDPTNAELTSRTNAYLESINFIGGAADVYLLNARGDTIAASNWRLPRTFIGHNFSYRPYYSDAMQGRSGQYFALGTTSGVRGFYFSFPVSDDDVILGVIVVKIDLSAVEQRWGSPWGKNAYEVLVTDNYGVVFISTRAEWRFRLTRPLRAAEAREIEKEQRYDPELLKPMLLAQTQTSEQLLDSSTQFVRAGLHDESAQTYLTKSADMPQAGWRVQVLLPMERVKKEISNVLLLSLSMIFIIVLLALLLVERARRERALRAARDLLEARVQHRTRDLSEANARLLEEVEERERAEKELKLTQDELIQAAKLALLGQLSAGINHELNQPLTALRTYAQNAQAFIERNMSEKAQLNLREIVGLTDHMASIIGQLKIFARKEANVSGPVHVNSCVDAALKITEPELRRAHVNWRVDAAADDIYVQGDMVRLEQVLINLITNALHAMSGSEEKQLRIQCADLGDKVRIQVRDTGSGIPEHVMQHIFEPFYTTKNRGQGLGLGLSISYRIIESMKGELRAANNEEGGALFIVELPLAQAEASNVIDSQAALQPAGGDNEE; encoded by the coding sequence ATGGTCATATTTAAAAATGGGATTAAGCGACAAGTATCCAAGCAGGCGATGACGCCCGGCTCTGGCGCCGGAGGCATGCGTTATTTGCGCAGCGGTATTTTTGTTTTGGTTTTATGTTTGCTTTTCAGCGGTATGATTTATGTCACTGAAGACTGGGCCAGGACCTCTGCTGTCCGGGAGCTGGAGCAGGATGCCGCCAATGAGCTGCAGCGTTCCGTTTCCAGCCTGCAGGCGTTGTTGAGTAAATATGAGTCTCTGCCCCATATCCTCGCCGTGGACCCCCGCTTGCTGGCTTTGTTGCAGGATCCGACGAACGCTGAACTAACCAGCCGCACCAATGCCTATCTGGAATCCATCAACTTCATTGGCGGCGCGGCGGATGTGTATCTGCTGAATGCGCGTGGTGACACCATTGCCGCCAGTAACTGGCGTTTGCCGCGGACCTTTATCGGGCACAACTTTTCTTATCGACCTTATTATTCAGACGCAATGCAGGGGCGCTCCGGGCAGTATTTCGCTTTGGGAACGACCTCTGGCGTGCGTGGATTCTATTTCTCTTTTCCGGTATCAGATGATGACGTCATCCTGGGCGTCATCGTGGTTAAAATTGACCTCTCCGCCGTGGAACAACGCTGGGGCAGCCCTTGGGGGAAAAACGCTTACGAAGTGCTGGTGACGGATAATTATGGCGTGGTGTTTATTTCCACTCGCGCAGAATGGCGTTTCCGGTTGACGCGTCCGCTAAGGGCGGCGGAGGCCCGCGAAATAGAAAAGGAACAGCGCTATGATCCGGAATTGTTGAAGCCGATGTTGCTGGCGCAGACGCAAACATCGGAGCAACTGCTGGATTCCTCCACGCAATTTGTCCGCGCAGGATTGCATGACGAAAGCGCGCAGACTTATCTGACCAAGTCCGCTGATATGCCTCAGGCCGGATGGCGGGTGCAGGTTCTCCTGCCGATGGAGCGGGTGAAGAAAGAAATCAGCAACGTTCTGCTGCTCAGTCTGTCGATGATTTTTATCATTGTGCTGTTGGCGTTGCTGTTGGTGGAGCGCGCGCGGCGGGAACGGGCGCTGCGCGCCGCCCGTGATCTGCTGGAGGCGCGCGTGCAGCACCGCACTCGCGATCTTTCCGAAGCCAATGCGCGTTTACTTGAGGAAGTGGAAGAACGGGAGCGGGCGGAGAAAGAGCTTAAACTGACTCAGGATGAGCTGATTCAAGCCGCTAAATTAGCTTTGCTGGGGCAACTATCCGCAGGCATCAATCATGAGCTTAATCAGCCGCTGACGGCGCTGCGCACCTACGCGCAGAATGCGCAGGCGTTTATTGAGCGTAATATGTCGGAAAAGGCGCAGTTGAATTTACGGGAAATTGTTGGCCTGACCGATCACATGGCTTCCATCATCGGGCAACTGAAAATTTTCGCCCGCAAAGAGGCCAATGTGTCTGGACCGGTGCATGTGAACAGCTGTGTCGACGCGGCCTTGAAAATTACCGAGCCGGAATTACGCCGGGCCCATGTAAACTGGCGCGTAGACGCTGCGGCGGACGATATTTATGTCCAGGGAGATATGGTGCGCCTGGAGCAGGTGCTGATCAACCTGATCACCAACGCTCTGCACGCAATGTCCGGCAGCGAGGAAAAGCAATTGCGCATTCAGTGCGCCGATCTGGGGGACAAAGTGCGCATTCAGGTTCGCGATACTGGCTCGGGCATCCCTGAGCATGTAATGCAGCACATTTTCGAACCGTTTTATACAACCAAAAACAGAGGGCAAGGCCTGGGATTGGGTCTTTCTATTTCATACAGAATCATCGAGTCGATGAAGGGCGAATTGCGCGCCGCCAATAATGAGGAAGGGGGCGCGCTGTTTATAGTCGAGCTGCCGCTGGCTCAGGCCGAGGCCTCCAATGTCATCGACTCGCAAGCCGCCCTGCAGCCGGCCGGCGGCGATAATGAGGAGTAA
- a CDS encoding L,D-transpeptidase family protein, whose translation MKLKAALIGLVGAVSIQALSGSAGALELTWNPKQDIVGREHRLVAKREYTFVDLGEQYNFGFNELVSANPSVDAWLPAEGDEIVIPGRFILPPGLRNGILINLAEYRLYYFQPDKKRLYTVPIGIGTVDFPTPIMDTKIVTRMKNPTWYPPESIRQRQLEEYGEQLPRAIPAGPDNPLGDYAFKLDADSYLIHGTNKGVGIGMRVSHGCIRLYNWDIKQMMSLVPDNTPVKIINQSVKLAVDDGKLWMEVHAEADVTEQKLREEYTYQLLKLQSTGVSVMVDEEKVTKALVELTGLPSPIGELQPSLAASMSSGS comes from the coding sequence ATGAAGCTGAAAGCAGCCCTGATTGGATTAGTTGGCGCAGTGAGCATCCAGGCGTTAAGCGGTTCGGCCGGGGCGCTGGAGCTGACTTGGAATCCCAAGCAGGATATCGTCGGTAGAGAACATCGGCTGGTGGCTAAAAGAGAGTACACTTTCGTCGATCTCGGCGAGCAGTACAATTTTGGATTTAATGAACTGGTTAGCGCCAATCCCAGTGTAGATGCCTGGCTGCCTGCGGAAGGCGATGAGATTGTTATTCCCGGGCGCTTTATCCTTCCGCCGGGATTACGCAATGGCATCTTGATAAACCTGGCGGAGTACCGCCTCTACTATTTCCAACCTGATAAGAAGCGTCTCTACACCGTGCCTATCGGTATCGGCACTGTTGATTTCCCCACGCCGATCATGGACACCAAGATCGTCACTCGTATGAAAAATCCAACCTGGTATCCGCCAGAGTCCATCCGTCAGAGACAGTTGGAAGAGTACGGCGAGCAATTGCCCAGAGCCATCCCCGCCGGACCGGATAACCCATTGGGCGACTATGCGTTTAAGTTGGATGCGGACAGTTATCTGATTCATGGCACCAATAAAGGCGTGGGTATCGGAATGCGCGTCAGCCATGGCTGTATCCGTCTGTATAACTGGGATATCAAGCAGATGATGTCGCTGGTGCCGGACAATACCCCGGTCAAAATCATCAACCAGTCTGTCAAGCTGGCGGTGGACGATGGCAAACTCTGGATGGAAGTGCATGCAGAGGCTGACGTTACCGAACAAAAGCTGCGGGAAGAGTATACCTATCAACTGCTTAAGCTACAGTCGACTGGCGTCAGTGTGATGGTGGACGAAGAGAAGGTGACGAAAGCACTGGTGGAATTGACTGGCCTTCCTTCGCCGATTGGAGAGCTGCAGCCGTCCCTGGCCGCAAGCATGTCATCCGGTTCGTAA
- a CDS encoding alpha/beta hydrolase, with amino-acid sequence MWRVIFSHGRDSGPWGGKIQYLSDIAGRMGFSITSVDYRGMPDPDERAEHLLKQLPGDERLILVGSSMGAYVSLKVSRDHPVEGLFLLAPAIGLPGYADPWLEPSAPHTEVVHGWRDHLIEPQNVLKWGSQHRCTLHFVDDNHRLLISLPHIGGWFEDFLAARLHDVGNRLQATCYSAAKAYY; translated from the coding sequence ATGTGGCGGGTCATTTTTTCCCACGGTCGCGACAGCGGTCCTTGGGGCGGAAAAATTCAGTACTTGTCGGACATCGCAGGACGCATGGGCTTTTCCATCACCAGCGTCGATTACCGCGGCATGCCTGACCCTGACGAGCGAGCGGAGCACTTGTTAAAGCAACTGCCCGGCGACGAGCGTTTGATTCTGGTGGGCTCCAGTATGGGCGCTTATGTCTCACTGAAAGTTTCCCGGGATCACCCCGTCGAAGGCCTGTTTTTGTTGGCCCCTGCGATCGGCCTGCCCGGCTATGCAGACCCCTGGCTGGAACCGTCAGCGCCGCATACGGAAGTCGTGCATGGCTGGCGGGATCACCTGATTGAGCCGCAAAATGTACTCAAATGGGGTAGCCAGCATCGTTGCACCCTGCACTTTGTCGATGACAACCATCGTTTATTAATCAGCCTGCCGCACATCGGCGGCTGGTTCGAGGATTTTCTGGCGGCGCGACTGCATGACGTCGGAAACAGGCTGCAAGCGACCTGTTATAGCGCCGCCAAAGCATACTATTAA
- a CDS encoding thioredoxin family protein gives MALTSSTMLALGSRAPNFNLSDTQGRHWSLADFSDDPALLVMFICNHCPYVIHLKTALADFARDYAAKGLGVIAINANDASAYPADSPENMALEVARYKYVFPYVYDETQEVAKAYHAACTPDFFLFDAQRRLVYRGQFDDSRPGADKPITGKDLRQAVDALLNGGEIASDQRPSMGCNIKWRDA, from the coding sequence ATGGCCCTGACCTCTTCCACCATGCTCGCACTGGGCTCCCGCGCGCCGAACTTTAATCTTAGCGATACTCAGGGACGCCACTGGTCGCTGGCGGATTTCAGCGACGATCCTGCGTTACTGGTGATGTTCATCTGCAATCACTGCCCCTATGTCATTCATCTGAAAACAGCGCTGGCGGATTTTGCCCGCGACTACGCCGCCAAAGGCCTTGGCGTCATCGCCATCAACGCCAACGACGCCAGCGCCTACCCAGCAGACTCCCCGGAAAACATGGCTTTGGAAGTGGCGCGCTACAAATATGTGTTCCCTTACGTATACGACGAGACGCAGGAAGTCGCCAAAGCCTATCATGCCGCCTGCACACCTGACTTTTTCCTGTTCGACGCCCAACGTCGCCTGGTTTATCGGGGGCAGTTCGATGACAGCCGCCCCGGCGCCGACAAGCCCATCACAGGAAAAGATTTGCGCCAAGCGGTGGATGCGTTGTTAAACGGCGGCGAAATTGCCTCCGATCAACGCCCGAGTATGGGCTGCAATATAAAGTGGCGCGACGCTTAA
- a CDS encoding CPXCG motif-containing cysteine-rich protein: MLRYCEVSCPYCGETQTVAVDCSTEIQDYYEDCRICCRSMSVHVTCSYEGDVLDLCVRSEDEA, translated from the coding sequence ATGTTGCGTTACTGTGAGGTTTCCTGCCCTTATTGCGGAGAAACCCAGACTGTCGCTGTCGACTGCTCCACCGAGATTCAGGACTATTACGAAGATTGCCGTATCTGCTGCCGCTCAATGTCCGTACACGTAACCTGCAGTTATGAAGGGGATGTGCTGGACTTATGCGTCAGAAGCGAGGATGAAGCGTAG